The following coding sequences lie in one Cannabis sativa cultivar Pink pepper isolate KNU-18-1 chromosome 5, ASM2916894v1, whole genome shotgun sequence genomic window:
- the LOC133037962 gene encoding uncharacterized protein LOC133037962, with product MIAQDEPKRPRRADTPAHGLDGGVSPMEENPAPPRIELTPIPGDEARQELRIAKHNYAMDEYSRGYADVEALRRILRAEVEASINHPDYHDPWNLNLDPLADWFRPLLGPTLAPFAAEMTGEFASQLTRCAPKRFATCASLNSIFQVQDLSHSLTVLAAEAGRLSKNIISHGFALSDFGDMNDVKKVLQDLTAERQIYQEAAERQEAAAKAKEERAKAREEEAIRREAQAEDMIQAEAQRRGRMEAHHQEELRAQTEAAEKARRDLREAREALDEMAVKVRSLEETHQSDIESKAALAAELKELRDYKDQSIRKAKRAELLSPVSCARCPKRFDDGVYMAWATNDQSIKLSFYPKPEDMIAKFREKKKRLDAELEARIGPRLPPRAD from the exons atgatcgcccaagacgagccgaagaggcctcggagggccgacactcccgctcatggcctagacggcggggtgtctccgatggaggaaaatcctgctcctcctcgcattgagcttaccccgattccgggggatgaggcaaggcaggagcttcgcatagccaaacacaactacgctatggacgagtactcccggggatatgccgatgtggaggcccttaggaggattctgcgagcggaggttgaggcgagcattaaccatccggactatcatgatccgtggaacctcaacctggatcctttggcagactggttccgtcccctcctagggcccaccctggctcccttcgccgcggaaatgaccggtgagttcgcctctcagcttacacgctgtgcgcccaagcggtttgccacttgcgcttccctgaactccatcttccaagtccaggacctcagccattccctcacagtg cttgcagctgaggctggtcgcctctccaagaacatcataagccatggcttcgctctgtccgattttggggacatgaacgacgtcaagaaggtcctccaagaccttactgcggagaggcagatctaccaggaggccgccgagcgccaggaagcagcggccaaggctaaggaagagagggccaaggccagggaggaggaggccatccggagggaggctcaggcggaggacatgatccaggccgaggcccagcggagaggcaggatggaggcccatcatcaggaggagctaagggctcaaaccgaggctgccgagaaggctaggcgggaccttcgggaggccagggaggctttggacgaaatggccgtcaaggtgaggtctctagaggagactcaccagtcggatattgaatccaaggccgctctggctgcggagttgaaggagcttcgggactataAAGATCAGTCTattaggaaggccaagagggccgagctcctttctcccgtctcctgtgcccggtgcccgaagcgctttgatgatggtgtctacatggcttgggccaccaacgatcagagtatcaagctttccttctatcccaaacccgaggacatgattgccaaatttcgggagaagaagaagagacttgatgctgagcttgaggcacggatcggacctcgtcttccgccgcgggctgactga